From Bdellovibrio sp. KM01:
TCGTTAAGGAAGGATTCGTGCCCGTCGATGTGGGCAGAATACTTCCGTCGACGACATAAAGCCCTTCATAACCAAAAACCTCACCACGAGTATTAACCAAGCCTGTTTCCTCGCTGTCACCCATAGGGCAACCACCTAAAGGGTGAACGGCAATAACTTTATCCAAATGAGTCAGGGGGTTGTCCAGGAAAGTTCCTCCCAGATTTTCTGCGACCTTTTTCATTTCCTCGCGCATGCGATTGAAATGTAAAGAACTGGTTTTTATGTCCCAGTTGATGACGGTCTGGCCATCCTCTTGAAGGGAAACCACGCCATCGGAACGATCGCGACCCATTCCCAAAAGAACCATCGCTTTACGCGTAAATGATCCGCGATCCAAGGCCGATGCAAAATCATCACCGACATTGATTTCAGTGTTTGTTTTTAGACCCAGAATTTTGCGGAAATATTTTTTCAAAGTGCTTCCCATAAGGCAAAGCGCGCCGATCATACCAGAGATTTGCGGGACCTTGCCGGAAATATACCAAGCGATAGCATTGGGAAAGCCGGCGTCTTCCAGATACATTCCATGCGGAAATCCGTCTGGATAGTTCTTTAAAGAGTATTTGATGGCACCCGTGATAACCGGTCCGTTTGTGGGATCCAAGTTTTCTTTCGTGTTTAAGACCATCCCCAACAAATCACCATTGCCACACCACTTTTGACCCAACCAACGATTGAGTTTTGGAAGACTGCCGCTCTTTTTCATTTTCAGTAACAGGGACGTCGAGCCCACCGAGCCTGCAGACAACACCACCTTTTTGGCCGTCAAAACGATTTCCTGGGCAGGAAACTGCGGCACATGAAAGGTGATTTTATAGTGATCATTGATGTATTCGATCTTGCTAACCTCCGCCTGAGTTCTGACGTCAAGGCTGCCGGCATTCGACTTTAGATTTCGTGCGCGGAAAATATAGTTTAAGTCTAAAGTGTTTTTTGCGTGGATATT
This genomic window contains:
- a CDS encoding GMC oxidoreductase, encoding MKLDFDYVVIGSGFGGSVMSCRLVEKGYNVCLLERGRQWKMHEFPRRPNEIQENMFWDPEDGKFGLMEFRDTPGSDVMTLTASGLGGGSLIYANVLYRMPEEFFAGWPGGFTRQKLEPYYDKVISMMEARPYPFNRDPYYQDTPKTAALRQASLQMQQNPAALTPAEFQLPPLAVRFEGEFPGHQTLNSHGAIQSKCNKCGECDLGCNIHAKNTLDLNYIFRARNLKSNAGSLDVRTQAEVSKIEYINDHYKITFHVPQFPAQEIVLTAKKVVLSAGSVGSTSLLLKMKKSGSLPKLNRWLGQKWCGNGDLLGMVLNTKENLDPTNGPVITGAIKYSLKNYPDGFPHGMYLEDAGFPNAIAWYISGKVPQISGMIGALCLMGSTLKKYFRKILGLKTNTEINVGDDFASALDRGSFTRKAMVLLGMGRDRSDGVVSLQEDGQTVINWDIKTSSLHFNRMREEMKKVAENLGGTFLDNPLTHLDKVIAVHPLGGCPMGDSEETGLVNTRGEVFGYEGLYVVDGSILPTSTGTNPSLTIAAVAELFADQIPAKTKVLESEKKELLKDS